Proteins encoded within one genomic window of Citricoccus muralis:
- the hemL gene encoding glutamate-1-semialdehyde 2,1-aminomutase, which yields MTESTTNLAAFDAARRVMPGGVNSPVRAFGSVGGTPRSLVSASGPYLRDVEGREYVDLVCSWGPMLLGHQHPAVLDAVHAAVDRGLSFGASTPDETRLAELIRSIVPVERVRFVSTGTEATMTALRLARGATGRNLIVKFAGCYHGHSDGLLASAGSGLATQALPGSAGVTEAQAAETLVVPYNDEAALREVFAVHGENIAAVITEAVPANMGVVVPNDGFNQFLRTLTAKHGALLIWDEVLTGFRATATGGWGLSGEPEGWAPDLWTFGKVVGGGMPVAAVAGSAEVMDLLAPLGPVYQAGTLSGNPVAMAAGLATLGEATSNPEVYATLSQRSEQLQQLLSEALTGAGVDHSIQTAGTLFSFAFGTSATGVHDYAQAQSQEAFRYGPFFQTMLDHGVYLPPSVFEAWFVSSAHDDAAMERIAAALPHAARAAAAATA from the coding sequence CCCGGGGGAGTGAACTCCCCGGTGCGGGCGTTCGGGTCCGTCGGCGGGACCCCGCGCTCCCTGGTGTCCGCCTCGGGTCCCTACCTGCGCGACGTCGAGGGCCGCGAGTACGTGGACCTGGTGTGCTCCTGGGGTCCGATGCTGCTGGGCCACCAGCACCCCGCCGTACTCGATGCGGTGCATGCAGCCGTGGACCGGGGGCTCTCCTTCGGCGCCTCCACCCCGGATGAGACCCGGCTGGCCGAGCTGATCCGGTCCATCGTTCCGGTGGAGCGCGTTCGGTTCGTCTCCACCGGCACCGAAGCCACCATGACCGCCCTGCGCCTGGCCCGGGGCGCGACCGGACGGAACCTCATCGTGAAGTTCGCCGGCTGCTACCACGGCCACTCCGACGGGCTGCTGGCATCAGCCGGTTCCGGTCTCGCCACCCAGGCGTTGCCGGGCTCCGCTGGCGTGACCGAGGCACAGGCCGCCGAGACCCTGGTGGTGCCCTACAACGACGAGGCCGCGCTGCGCGAGGTGTTCGCCGTGCACGGAGAGAACATCGCCGCTGTCATCACGGAGGCGGTGCCCGCCAATATGGGCGTGGTGGTGCCGAACGACGGGTTCAACCAGTTCCTTCGCACCCTGACCGCCAAGCACGGCGCCCTGCTGATCTGGGACGAGGTGCTCACCGGTTTCCGCGCCACCGCCACCGGCGGCTGGGGTCTCTCCGGCGAGCCCGAGGGCTGGGCGCCGGATCTGTGGACCTTCGGCAAGGTGGTCGGCGGCGGCATGCCCGTGGCTGCGGTGGCCGGGTCTGCCGAGGTGATGGACCTGTTGGCTCCGTTGGGACCGGTGTACCAGGCGGGCACCCTCTCCGGGAACCCGGTGGCCATGGCCGCCGGGCTGGCCACCCTCGGTGAGGCGACGAGCAACCCCGAGGTGTACGCGACACTGTCTCAGCGCTCGGAACAGCTGCAGCAGCTGCTGAGTGAGGCACTGACCGGAGCCGGCGTCGACCATTCGATTCAGACCGCGGGCACCCTGTTCTCCTTCGCCTTCGGCACCTCCGCCACCGGGGTGCACGACTACGCGCAGGCCCAGTCCCAGGAGGCGTTCCGGTACGGGCCGTTCTTCCAGACCATGCTGGACCACGGGGTGTACCTGCCGCCGAGCGTGTTCGAGGCCTGGTTCGTGTCCTCGGCACACGACGACGCCGCCATGGAGCGCATCGCCGCCGCGCTGCCGCACGCCGCCCGGGCTGCGGCTGCTGCGACAGCTTAG